In Zalophus californianus isolate mZalCal1 chromosome 4, mZalCal1.pri.v2, whole genome shotgun sequence, the following proteins share a genomic window:
- the SMIM1 gene encoding small integral membrane protein 1 yields MQPQESGVQYSRWDDRSRDEVRVVAGPSTEEAWSWERVSRKLCSGRLGIAMKVLGGVALFWAVFILGYLTGYYVHKCK; encoded by the exons ATGCAGCCCCAGGAGAGCGGCGTCCAGTACAGCAGGTGGGATGACCGCAGCCGCGACGAAGTCCGCGTGGTGGCTGGGCCCAGCACAGAGGAGGCCTGGAGCTGGGAGAG GGTCTCCCGGAAGCTGTGCTCGGGCAGGCTGGGCATCGCCATGAAGGTGCTGGGCGGAGTGGCCCTCTTCTGGGCTGTCTTCATCCTCGGCTATCTCACTGGTTACTACGTACACAAGTGCAAATAG